The proteins below come from a single Aegilops tauschii subsp. strangulata cultivar AL8/78 chromosome 6, Aet v6.0, whole genome shotgun sequence genomic window:
- the LOC109777253 gene encoding uncharacterized protein: MSRLHPRYFSSSISSLADELLSELHHHLGSGTLSPQLAHQLFDEMLRQPVPVSSRALNGLFAALARTPPSTTCTDSPALAINLFNRMARAGRGRVIAPSSHTYSILIECCCLARRPDLGPSFFAHLLKTGVTADVVIFSGLFKCLCDMKRADEAQDILLHRIPDDLHDAISYSVILKSFCNNGLSQRALDLLRMMAKKGADHSPGVFAYSMVIHGFFKEGEVSKACDLFHEMIQQGPVPNVVTYNSVIDALCKARAMDKAEVVLRSMVHNGVQPNVVTYNSLIQGYSTVGQLKEVARLLKVMRSQGVMPSVVTYNSLMGYLCKHGRIKEAEEIFFSMTLNGRKPDIVSYSIMLRGYAIEGSLIKMIDLCELMARDGVVPELHCFNILISAYAKYGMMDVAMLFFEDMLKQGLNPGDFIYLTVISAFCKMGRMDDALEKFNEMIDRGVPLDTKIYMCMIEGYLNRGDSVKAEEFITKMKSRDIRHRPRKGN, translated from the coding sequence ATGTCGCGCCTCCATCCCCGCTACTTCTCCAGCTCCATCTCCTCACTCGCCGACGAGCTGCTGAGCGAACTCCACCATCATCTGGGCTCAGGGACGCTCAGTCCGCAGCTCGCACACCAACTGTTCGACGAAATGCTGCGCCAACCCGTCCCAGTATCATCGCGTGCACTCAATGGCTTATTTGCTGCCCTCGCGCGTACGCCACCCTCCACCACCTGCACAGATAGCCCTGCCCTCGCcatcaatctcttcaaccgcaTGGCCCGAGCAGGTCGCGGCAGGGTGATAGCACCCAGCAGTCACACCTACAGCATACTAATTGAATGCTGCTGCCTCGCGCGCCGTCCGGACCTTGGGCCTTCCTTCTTCGCTCACCTCCTCAAGACAGGCGTCACGGCAGACGTCGTCATCTTCAGTGGCTTATTCAAGTGCCTCTGTGACATGAAGCGGGCAGACGAGGCTCAGGACATACTGCTCCATAGGATACCTGACGACCTGCATGATGCCATCTCCTACTCAGTAATTCTCAAGAGCTTCTGCAACAATGGATTGAGCCAGCGTGCGCTTGACCTGCTCCGGATGATGGCCAAAAAAGGTGCTGACCACTCCCCGGGTGTGTTTGCATACAGCATGGTAATCCATGGCTTCTTTAAAGAGGGTGAAGTAAGCAAAGCATGCGATCTATTCCATGAAATGATACAACAGGGGCCTGTGCCTAATGTGGTGACGTACAACTCTGTTATCGATGCGCTATGCAAAGCAAGAGCAATGGACAAGGCAGAGGTGGTTCTTCGATCAATGGTTCATAATGGTGTCCAACCAAATGTTGTGACATATAATAGCTTGATCCAAGGATATTCAACTGTGGGACAGTTGAAAGAAGTCGCTAGGTTGTTGAAAGTGATGAGAAGCCAAGGTGTTATGCCAAGTGTTGTTACCTACAACTCACTCATGGGCTACCTTTGCAAGCATGGAAGAATCAAAGAAGCTGAGGAAATATTTTTTTCCATGACCCTGAATGGCCGAAAACCAGATATAGTCTCATACTCTATTATGCTCCGTGGGTACGCTATAGAAGGATCCCTTATTAAAATGATTGATCTCTGTGAGCTGATGGCAAGAGATGGAGTTGTACCTGAACTCCATTGTTTCAACATACTGATTAGTGCATATGCTAAGTATGGAATGATGGATGTGGCTATGCTTTTCTTTGAAGACATGTTGAAGCAGGGGCTGAACCCTGGTGATTTCATTTATTTAACTGTGATATCTGCATTTTGTAAGATGGGCAGGATGGATGATGCTCTGGAAAAATTCAATGAGATGATTGATAGGGGGGTACCACTTGACACAAAAATTTACATGTGCATGATTGAGGGTTATTTGAATCGTGGTGATTCTGTGAAAGCCGAGGAATTTATTACCAAAATGAAGAGTAGGGATATTCGTCATAGGCCGCGGAAGGGTAATTGA